The Setaria italica strain Yugu1 chromosome VIII, Setaria_italica_v2.0, whole genome shotgun sequence genome includes the window TATTAAAGAGTTTTTGGCTGCGGGCATCTGGCCCTCACGCCATGGCTGGAAACCAACTAGTTTTGTTAAGAAAAGAATCCCCGACACAGACCTAGAGATTAAATTTCCGAATTTGGGTGTTAAAGAGCCAGATGGGGTATCAGATGCAGAGTTCGTGGCTGAAATTGAGAGGCAGGTTGTTCTTCTGATTGGTAACTATTCATCGAAGGAACATGAGGCTGCGATGGTAGCTTTGAAACACGGTGGACGAATCAATCGAGTGTTTGATGAGATGAAAATTTCTTACAGCCCGCACCTGCGTCCTGGTGGGCCTGCGAAGCAAATGGTTTTGCCGGGAAACATCGGCTCTCAGATTCCCAAGGTCAAGAAGGAAAGGCTTTCCAAGAAGAAAAACCTGGACGCTGCTGGGTGTTAGATGTTTCCAAATCCACAAAAGTTGTAACGGCACTGTAGAAACGTAAAAGAGAAATTGAAACTTATGGTGTTGTTGTTAAACAGCGTAAGATAATTCCTAGCGCACCGCCAAATGTTGAGAGCTCGCCTTCGTTCAGGTGCTTGAAACTCAAAGTGTTGCTTCTAAGCAACATGAGATTGAACGCCCAAATGATCTTGATTGGGCCTTGGATTTCAGACATCGAATGTGCTCACGATCTTCGCCTCACTCTGCCAAGTTTACCGAATACCTTCGCTTCGTACCCTCCAGCGTAAGAACCTACATACACGATCAAAATAATTTCCTCGCACCCTCGCAGGCGAGGTGACGAAGGTAAGAAAAAGAAACGAGGGTGTTAGCTTTGAGCGAGGGTGAAGATTATTTCGATTATCATTGTGATTATCCAATTCTCTAAAGCGGCATGCGAGGGTGACGTTTACAATCCGGATCCAGATCCCCAACAAAACCCTGCCTTGATCTGAATCTCTCTGAATTAATGTCGCAATATCTCAGACTCTGAATCTGAATTAATGCCGCAATATCTCAGACTCTGAATTATTACGAAATCTCTCTGAATTAATGCGCAGTTAAATTTCGGAAAAAGCGTCTTGAGGAAGATCAGACAGTACAATATAGTAGGCCGGAGCTAGGCAGCAATGCCTGATCGACAGCGGTGAAACAACTGCAAATGATGCCAAGATACGGCGGCAATGTTGACATTGCTTGACAGCAACACGCAAGTGCCTCCGCCACAAGCACAGTACTCCACTTTTTTCGATTCCACCGGATCATTAGCCTTCAACAGTAGCCAGGGATACCGGATATATGTGCATCAACAGAACCGTCGAAATTGACAGATGGTTAACCATGGGCCCCTTCTGAGTCCCCATGAACACATCAGCAAGTGATAACATATACAATAAACAAGTGATCCCGTTCAACTAAACAAAAGCAAAGTGTACTGATTCCTTTCCGTTCAAGGTAAAAAAGGCATATAACTAGATGTCTAGATCAATGGTGCGGTGCTCCGGCAACCCGCACTTTGTGCAGTCAAAATAGGATcagacttgtttttttttctttcgaaaTGAAAATAACATCAGACTTCGAAGCAAGCTATCGCAGTGAGGGGGAATTTTTTTCCTAGAAAAAAGCAAGCCTCAAGAACAAAAGCAACAACTAATGATTCAGGGACACAGGTCCCAAGCAAGCAAGAAGCACACGTGTATCTACGAAATATAGTAAGGTGCATGTTCATTAATTTCTATACGGAAATGATAATTAACAGGGAAAGCACTCCGACTATATACATGCACATCAGTTACAAGCACCGTATACCAACGATCAACACACATATactgacacacacacacacacatcagTACAAGTTTCACCGGAAATCCAAGACCAAAAGggaccaaaaagaagaagaagaagagaagaaaagaaatatcgGTCCACCATATACGGCTGAAAATAATGCACCTACCAATCATTTCAATGCCTTCGCCACCCATCATCGATCTCACATGCTCCTGATGCTTGATCGAATTCAgctggaggtggtggaggagcagTCGCAGTCGGCCTCCACCTCGCGCCTGTGGAAGCTGCGGTGGCACCCGCAGGCGGCGCAcatgagcgccgccgccgtgccttcCGCGCCCGACGCCATGAACTCGCGGCACCCGTCCACGGCGTACCCGCCGATGCTCGCCGCGTGGTTGCGCTGGCACTCCCGGTAGTGCACCACCTTCGTCTCCTTCCTCGTCGCCGTGCCATTCGCCATGGACTGCCGGTCTTGCTGAGGCCCCATAGGCAGCAGCTTggtggttgttgaagtttggTGGTGATGGATGGGGAAGAAGATGTTTGAGGCTCTATTGCTATCACGGCTGCTTGCTTGGAGGGTGGGATCGACTTTTTATATGGGGAAGGGGGCTACTAGCTAGGTGGACGAGATCGATCACGGGTTTAGGGCCAACCTTTGAGCAATCGGCTTACTTGGCGTGGCTTTCTGTTTTGCAAAATACCCAAATCGCAATGCGTCCACTCTTTGTTCATTTGTCGCCTAATATGTCGcaattcctttctttttctaaagaaaGATGTATACGATGAGTCACGGAGTAAGTAATCCGATCCAACATTAACAAGAGATGGATCATGAATCATGTAGTAATCCGAGATACTACCTTTTGAATCACATGTTTCGAAACAATTCGAAACTTGCGTGGATACATTTTCAAATCATCCTGCTGATGAGTGAGTACGCTGGCACATTATGGATGGCCTAGTCTGGTCGTTATTTCTGTTGGCCGTGCTAAATTATTTGGACTAAGAAAAGGCTGTATATCCTATCTTGTGGTGTAGCTACCAGAGAGCCACTAAAAGGTGGCCGTTTGGTGACTCGTATTATTATTTGTCAAAGACCAGCATGACCAACTAACCAACATTTTTAGTAGGTCCATTAGTGGACAAGATTAGATCTGAATTGACTTGACAAAACGTCTAATGGGCCTCAGCTTGACTGAGACCGGTCTAGCTGCTAACCTCCAGAAAGGTTTTTCGTGCACTGACACTGACATCTTGACCAAGGaacatgaaaagaaaggaaaattgcACAACCAATTTGGTTACAGCTTTTGGGAGATTCAGCGACCTTGGTACGAACTAGGAACACGGAACGCAAGAAGGAAATTAGGCATGGAAAgaagaattttttggatccACATTGGAGGTTGGACAGAGAAGCACTCCTCTCCAATTgactcttcctcctcctccggcttcTGCATCTGCTACTTGCTTCTGCCACCTtccctctatttttttttctttttgattgaCATCTGACCAATTGAACTGTTTAATTTATAGCTCATGTGCTCCAATTCATCAGGTCACCATTGGTCAATGATGTTGTGATGTTGTATATAGCTGTGTGATATGAACACCTAGCTTGCTTGAATGCAGGTTCAATGTGGGGTATAGCAGCAGTGCAGCACCACACTTTAGACCTCAGATTCTGAGCCTATTTGCCCACATTTGAACCTGTGACACGCGTGTCTGAATTGTCAAAACCTAAGCCGACGAAACTAGGAACTTTAGGCAGATTCTTCCATATATACTGGGTAATTGGACATGAACGAAAGCAATGTAGGTTGGCGATCTTTCCTGAGGTAGCGCTGGCGACATGAAAGATACCATGATATTTGCTTGCCAAGGTTGAGAGATCTCTTCaggaaataggaaaaaagatttATGGTGCTGTACTAGAATCGGCTAGACTGGTAGAGTAGTAGACTTCGACCATTGCAACAAAGATACAGAATGGTCGTTTTCAGCACCCGAAGTTTTCTTCTGTGGTGGAACcagtgataaaaaaaaatcatgttctGTTCTCTCAAAAAAAGAATATATTCACACCGCCGGTTCTGTACTGACAAGAGAATGGTATATATTCCTACTCTACTCGACAACTTTCCTGAGTCAAAAGGGAACATATTCCATGTAGGAAATGCCCCTGTTTGTCATCTCGTAGTTATAAAATACGAAAAGGTTCAGCTAGGTTAAATTTGAAAATCTGAACTGAATCTGTAAATTTTCACCTGGTCAGTACAGCTGTAAGTCTAAGCATTACTTTTCCATTTTGTACTTGTAATATCAACATCACGGGAATGAATGACGGTAAATATTTC containing:
- the LOC101769836 gene encoding mini zinc finger protein 1, which produces MGPQQDRQSMANGTATRKETKVVHYRECQRNHAASIGGYAVDGCREFMASGAEGTAAALMCAACGCHRSFHRREVEADCDCSSTTSS